One Candidatus Baltobacteraceae bacterium DNA segment encodes these proteins:
- a CDS encoding bifunctional (p)ppGpp synthetase/guanosine-3',5'-bis(diphosphate) 3'-pyrophosphohydrolase, with protein sequence MTIAELIAAVQAYDPTLEGEWLRRVYEVADRAHDGQRRASGESYIEHPLAVAGILAELEMDRQTIAAALLHDVVEDTSVTSEQVSAEFGEEIAGLVDGVTKLTRIPYQSKEDAQVENLRKMFLAMARDIRVIIIKLADRLHNMRTLASLPPAKRSSIARETLDIYAPIAHRLGIWKIKWEIEDECLRHLDPDGYREIVERVAKTRREREDDVSEAITRLRGEFASMNVNAEIQGRPKHFYSIYSKIKKGRDFSTIYDLTAIRIIVDSLKDCYAALGAVHAMWTPLPGRFKDYIAMPKPNMYQSLHTTVVGPQGEPLEIQIRTWEMHRTSEYGIAAHWRYKEGSKADQFENKLSWLRALLEWQKDMRDSRMFMENLKLDLFDSQAFIFSPRGDVFSIPAGGTPLDFAYQVHTDVGNHCVGAKVNGRIVPLDYGLQNGDICEILVNKSSGRPSLDWLSIVKTSSAKHKIKQWFRKEQREENVLAGQEALESELARERMRPDLARGELIERIAHRMNYTTPTDLFAAIGFGDASAQAVANRIRDEIKGDNVVDLTQIRKPSPRKAPKRSSGVRIAGVDDVLVRLSKCCSPVPGDPIIGYVTIGRGVSVHRADCPNVAYMSATPERILQAQWVASSDMTHAVDVEVEAEDRSQLLQDIMAVFAELKTTVSSVTARVRKDGMAVTSLTVQICDLDHLHKILTKLEGLRNVRRVYRVTKREKSAAGS encoded by the coding sequence ATGACCATCGCCGAACTGATCGCCGCCGTCCAAGCCTACGACCCCACCCTGGAGGGGGAGTGGCTGCGGCGCGTCTACGAGGTGGCTGATCGGGCCCATGACGGCCAGCGCCGGGCATCGGGCGAGTCCTACATCGAGCATCCTCTTGCCGTTGCCGGTATCCTGGCCGAGCTCGAGATGGACCGTCAGACGATCGCCGCCGCTCTGCTCCACGACGTGGTCGAAGACACCTCGGTCACGAGCGAACAGGTCAGCGCGGAGTTCGGGGAAGAGATCGCCGGATTGGTTGACGGCGTCACCAAGCTCACGCGCATTCCGTACCAATCGAAGGAAGACGCCCAGGTCGAGAACCTGCGCAAGATGTTCCTTGCGATGGCGCGCGACATCCGCGTCATCATCATCAAACTTGCCGATCGCCTGCACAACATGCGCACGCTCGCGAGCCTTCCGCCGGCAAAGCGAAGCTCGATTGCGCGTGAGACGCTCGACATCTACGCGCCGATTGCACATCGCCTCGGCATCTGGAAGATCAAATGGGAGATCGAGGACGAGTGCTTGCGGCATCTCGATCCCGACGGGTATCGCGAGATCGTCGAACGCGTCGCGAAGACGCGGCGCGAACGCGAAGACGACGTGTCGGAGGCGATCACGCGGCTGCGCGGTGAGTTCGCGAGCATGAACGTGAACGCTGAGATCCAAGGGCGGCCGAAACATTTTTACTCGATCTATTCGAAGATCAAGAAGGGTCGCGACTTCTCGACCATCTACGATCTGACCGCCATCCGCATCATCGTCGATTCGCTCAAGGATTGTTACGCCGCGCTCGGCGCGGTGCACGCGATGTGGACGCCGCTGCCGGGGCGCTTCAAAGATTACATCGCGATGCCCAAGCCCAACATGTATCAGTCGCTGCATACGACGGTCGTCGGGCCGCAAGGCGAACCGCTCGAGATTCAGATTCGTACGTGGGAGATGCACCGCACCAGCGAGTACGGCATCGCCGCCCACTGGCGCTACAAAGAGGGCAGCAAGGCCGACCAGTTCGAGAACAAGCTCTCGTGGCTGCGCGCGCTGCTGGAATGGCAAAAGGACATGCGCGATTCGCGCATGTTCATGGAGAATCTCAAACTCGATCTCTTCGATTCGCAAGCCTTCATCTTTTCGCCGCGCGGCGACGTGTTCTCGATCCCCGCCGGCGGCACGCCGCTCGACTTTGCCTATCAAGTGCACACCGACGTGGGCAACCATTGCGTCGGGGCCAAGGTCAACGGACGGATCGTTCCGCTCGACTACGGGTTGCAGAACGGCGACATCTGCGAGATTTTGGTCAATAAATCGAGCGGGCGCCCCTCGCTCGACTGGCTTTCGATCGTCAAGACTTCGAGCGCCAAGCACAAGATCAAACAGTGGTTCCGCAAGGAGCAGCGCGAGGAGAACGTGCTTGCCGGTCAAGAGGCGCTGGAATCCGAACTCGCCCGCGAGCGCATGCGCCCCGACCTCGCGCGCGGCGAGCTGATCGAACGCATCGCGCACCGCATGAACTACACGACGCCGACAGATCTCTTCGCGGCGATCGGCTTCGGCGACGCCTCGGCACAAGCGGTGGCCAATCGCATCCGCGACGAGATCAAGGGCGACAACGTCGTCGATCTCACCCAGATTCGCAAACCCTCGCCGCGCAAGGCCCCGAAGCGTTCGAGCGGCGTGCGCATCGCCGGCGTCGACGACGTGCTGGTGCGGCTCTCGAAATGCTGCTCGCCGGTTCCGGGCGATCCGATCATCGGTTACGTGACGATCGGCCGCGGCGTGAGCGTGCACCGCGCCGATTGTCCGAACGTTGCCTACATGAGCGCGACGCCCGAGCGCATTCTGCAGGCGCAATGGGTCGCGAGCTCGGACATGACCCACGCTGTCGACGTCGAGGTCGAAGCCGAGGATCGCTCGCAGCTGCTCCAAGACATCATGGCGGTCTTCGCCGAGCTGAAGACGACCGTGAGTTCGGTCACCGCGCGGGTGCGCAAGGACGGCATGGCGGTGACGAGCCTGACCGTGCAGATTTGCGATCTCGACCATCTGCACAAGATCCTGACCAAACTCGAGGGCCTGCGCAACGTGCGCCGCGTCTACCGCGTCACGAAACGCGAGAAGAGCGCTGCCGGCTCTTAG
- a CDS encoding sulfite exporter TauE/SafE family protein produces MAAFFAGAMNSIAGGGSFLSFPALVLAGVPPIPANATNSAAMWVGVLGGARAYWGDVRPHKRMLYTMFGISVVGAILGASLLLLTPPEAFNRLIPWLLLFATVVFAVSPWLAKPHGGIPKHASWQYVVQFLIAIYGGYFTAGIGILMLAILAFSGLPNFNATNGMKNVLSVAINGFSLVPFLIARIIDWRYAIPMAVIALLGGFVGAHVFRRVPPAYGRATVIAIGTVMTLVFFLRG; encoded by the coding sequence GTGGCAGCCTTCTTCGCCGGAGCCATGAACAGCATAGCAGGAGGCGGCAGCTTTTTGAGCTTCCCCGCGCTCGTGCTGGCCGGCGTTCCGCCGATTCCCGCTAACGCGACCAACAGTGCAGCCATGTGGGTCGGTGTGTTGGGCGGCGCGCGCGCCTACTGGGGCGACGTGCGGCCGCACAAGCGCATGCTGTATACGATGTTCGGCATCAGCGTCGTGGGTGCGATTCTCGGCGCTTCGCTGTTGCTGCTCACGCCGCCCGAGGCGTTCAACCGATTGATTCCGTGGCTCTTGCTCTTCGCGACCGTCGTGTTTGCCGTCAGTCCATGGCTTGCCAAACCGCACGGCGGCATTCCCAAGCACGCGAGCTGGCAGTACGTCGTGCAGTTTCTGATCGCAATCTACGGCGGCTACTTCACCGCCGGCATCGGCATCCTGATGCTGGCGATTCTTGCGTTCTCCGGTCTGCCGAATTTCAACGCGACCAACGGGATGAAGAACGTGCTCTCGGTCGCGATCAACGGCTTCTCGCTGGTGCCGTTTCTGATCGCCCGCATCATCGATTGGCGCTACGCGATTCCGATGGCCGTCATCGCGCTACTCGGCGGATTCGTCGGCGCGCACGTCTTTCGCCGCGTGCCGCCCGCGTACGGCCGTGCGACCGTCATCGCGATCGGTACGGTGATGACGCTCGTATTCTTTTTGCGCGGTTAG